In a single window of the Flavobacteriales bacterium genome:
- a CDS encoding aminotransferase class III-fold pyridoxal phosphate-dependent enzyme, translating to HPMGAVITSEEISNSFEMGVEFFSSFGGNPVSCAIGKSVLEVIESENLQENARECGNYYKSLFEELKKQHAVIGDVRGSGLFLGIELIDEFEKPNTILAQHIKNELRKNYILISTDGPFDSVIKTKPPLVFNRENALRVVEEIDKILQNK from the coding sequence GACATCCGATGGGTGCAGTGATTACAAGTGAAGAAATCTCAAATTCTTTTGAAATGGGCGTAGAATTTTTCAGCTCTTTTGGTGGAAATCCAGTTTCATGCGCCATTGGAAAATCTGTTTTAGAGGTCATTGAAAGCGAAAACCTTCAAGAAAATGCACGAGAGTGTGGGAATTACTACAAGTCTCTATTCGAAGAATTAAAAAAACAGCATGCGGTAATTGGTGATGTTAGAGGTTCTGGGCTGTTTTTAGGCATTGAGCTCATTGATGAATTCGAAAAACCAAATACCATTTTGGCACAACACATTAAAAATGAGCTTAGAAAGAACTACATTTTGATCAGCACCGATGGTCCTTTTGACAGTGTAATCAAAACAAAACCTCCTCTCGTTTTTAATCGCGAAAATGCCTTAAGAGTTGTTGAAGAGATTGATAAAATCCTTCAAAACAAATAA